CCTGGGGGAATGTCGCAAACGTCTCGTTGAGGACGCGCCCATCCATTTGGCTAGGGGCGACAATTCCCAGAAGATGCAGAATGGTCGGCGCGATGTCGCAGATCCCCGACGGAACTTCTGAAAGGCTGCCCGAGCGGAGGGCAGGTCCGGCGAGAATGCCGACCGCCGCCATCTCTTTAGGATGCAAGCCGCCGTGTACTCCCAGTCCGATCGGCGCGTCGTTGCTCCAGGTTCGGCCGATGAGGCCGAATGGATCGACTTCACTATCGGCACGATAGGAGAACAGGATGTCGCTGGAACGGGCATGATCTGCCATCACAAGCTGTCGCGCAAAACTGCCCGGCGCGATGCCCTCGATGTCATTTCGTCCAGCGGTGAAGATCGGTCCGCACCACGGCGCCTTGGTCATTGCTGCGACGGCTCGCCGGATCTTCAGCTCCGAGGGGTCTGCCAGATAAATGGCCCCCACCTGCCCGGGAACGAGAATCGCATCTACGTCTTGCCCAGGCGCCGAGCCGCAACGAAATCCGGCATCTCTGAGCACTTGGTGAACGTCAGCCTGCGCATGGACGCTCACGTGTCCATGATCTGAGACGGCAATGATGTGGACGTCCTGCCGCCGGCCTTCAGCCTCCCACCAGTCCAGAACGCGACCGAATTGCTGATCGGCCCAGGCGAGCGCTTCCAAGGTCCGTACCTCCGCCGTGCCGCAGTAATGAGACGAGCTGTCCGGTTCGCCAAAGGAGAGAATGGTGACGTCAGGCCGAAGCTGTGGCCAGACGATGTCGAGCAAAGCCGCCGTCAGATAGCTCTGGGCTGCGAGGTCGGGCGTTCCTGCAGGCGGGGGCGCCGGGGGAGGACCGATTCGAGCATTCAGCGCCTCGAGAAGAGATCGGGAAGTCGCGAGCCGCGCGAAGTGCCCCGAGATTGTGGGATGGCCGAGCGTGCGCGCCTTGTGGTTGAACAAGCGGGTCGTCCCGGCAGAATTCGACGCGAGCACCGCGAGCGTCTTGCCGTGGGCGGCAAGAACCTCGCCGAGCGATGGCACGCCCATGAGACGCCCGCCGCTCAACGTATCCAGGGTTTCGACCAGCTGGTCATCGGCCGTGTCGACATAGCGGGACGGCACCGCTGCGCGGTCGAGGTATTGGTTCCCGACCATGCCATGGCGCCCGGGTGATGCGCCGGTAACAAGACTAGGCATCGCCGCCCGCGTTTCGCTCGGATAGACGGTGACATTCCGGCCGAGGGTCACGCCCTGGCGCTGAAGCCTGTGAAGATGAGGAGTCGCTGTAGCATTTATAAGATCGGGACGGAGCCCATCGAAACTGACAAGGATGACGCGGCGGGTAGCAGGGGAAGTTACAGGGGCCTTCACGATAATGTCTTGTCCATGCGGTCGCGCAGCCAGTCCCCCACCAGCGAGATGGACAGTGTGGTGAGCGAGATGATCAGCGAAGAGGGGACGAGTATCCAGGGCGCGCGGGTCAGATAGTCACGACCATAGCCGACCATATTGCCGAGGGAGGTGAGCGGGGGCTGCACGCCCAGACCAAGGAAGCTCAGACCACTCTCGAGCAGAATAATATCCGGAAAGGCAAGAGTCATGGTGACGATCAAGGTTGAGGCGATGTTCGGTAGGATGTGGCGCAGGTAAAGGCGGCAAGGTCCTGCGCCCAGCTGGCGTACGGCGACCACATAGCCTTGCGTGTTCGCGCTCATCGCGAGCGCGCGCGTGACGCGCGCGTAGCGCTCCCAGCCATGAAGGCCAAGGAGGGCCACGAAGAGCAGCAGAGAGTTACCCACGAATGCAAGTACCGCGAGCGCTAGAACGAGAAACGGCATGCTGGCCTGGAAATCGACACATGCGAGGATGACCTGTTCGACCCAGCCGCGGAAATGGGCGGCGAGAAAGCCGAGCGTGGTACCCAGGCATGCGCCTATCAACGTGGCTCCAAAAGCAATGAAAAGGCTCATCCGGATCGATATAAGTAAGCGCGCCAGCAGATCCCTGCCAAGCTCGTCGGTGCCGAACAGATGCGATACGTGCCCCCCGAAGCCAATAGGCGCGGCGAGACGATGCCGAAGATCAAGTGCGGCATAATCATAGGGAGCGAGACGATCTGCCAGGATCGCGATGACGAGCATGAGCGCGAGCCAAGCGATGGCGCCTTGCACAGCAACATTGCGCCAACGAAGTACTCTCTTCTTCTTAACGTGAGCAAACGGCATCTGTCCGGCAGACATTTCCGCCATCTACGCTCCTCCAGCAGAGCGCGTATCGCGCAGACGCGGATCGAACATACCGTAAAGGAGATCGACTGCGAGGTTCGTCGCGATCATGGCGGCTGCCACCAGCAGCAAGATGCATTGGACCACAGCCAGATCGCGACTTACGACGGAGACGACGAGCAGACTGCCGATTCCCGGCCAGGAAAAGACGCTTTCGACGAGCACCGTCCCCGCGATTAAGTTGCCTACCATCAAACCCACGATGGTCAACACTGGTATGGCGGCATTGGGCAGGGCATGACCCGTCACGACTCTGCGCCATGGCACACCCTTGGCACTCGCCGTGCGGATATAGGCTTGCCCGAGCACCTCGAGCATGGCGCTGCGGGTGAAACGAGCCAGAACGGCCGCGCCGCCCAGGCCAAGCGTGACCACCGGCAGGACCATATGGCGCACGCTGCCGGCGCCCCCTGAAGGAAACCAGGGAAGCTCGACCGCAAAGGCGAGCACGAGTACGAGCCCGAGCACGAATGATGGCACGGTGAAGCCCGCTACCGTCACCATCATCACCAGACGGTCCGTGAAACTGTCGCGCTTGAGGGCTGCATAGATGCCGGCCGGAATGCCTAGGAGAAGATTGAGGGCGAGTGCCGGAGCAGTGAGCATCAGCGTGACCGGGATGCGTTCGGCAACAACCGTGGCGGCAGTACGCCCGTCCCGCATGGATTGGCCGAGATCTCCGTGGACGACCGCAAGAAGATATTTTACGTATTGGACCCAGAGTGGTGCATCGAGCCCCCAAGCCTTGCGAAACGCCTCGACCGCATCGGCCGACGTTTCAGGCGACAGCATCGCGCGAGCGGGATCGCCAGAGGCTCGCAGAACCACGAAGGCGAATGTGACTACCATCGCTATGGTGAGCACGGCGCGAGCCACCCGAGTCATGATGAAGCGGGTCATCAGGCGACGCTCCCAACTTGGAGACCATCCCTGTTGATCAAATGGCAAGCGACCCTGCGTCCTGCGCCTACGGATGTGAGCTCGGGCACAATCCGTGCGCAGGCCGGAAGAGCCGCCGGACAACGTGGATGGAAGGCGCAGCCGGCGAGCCGCGCCGATGGATTGGGCGGATCACCTTGCAGGATCGTCCGCTCGCTACGCCGTCCAGGCCTGGGTACGGCAGAAACCAGCGCTTTTGAATACGGATGCAAGGGGGCGCGCAGAACTGCATCGGGCGAGCCTTCTTCGACGATCGAGCCGAGATACATCACGGCGATGCGATCACTGATCTGCCGAACGACGCGCAGGTCATGGCTGATGAAGATCATCGCCATGTGCCGCCGCTCCTGCAGGTCACGCAGAAGATTGACGACTTGAGCCTGGATCGAGACGTCGAGCGCGGACACCGGCTCGTCGCACACGATGAGGTCCGGATCGGTCGCGAGTGCTCGTGCCAACACCGCACGCTGGCGTTGGCCACCTGAGAGTTCATGAGGATAGCGCGCCCCGTGATCGGTTCTGAGGCCAACGTCAGCGAGGAGCCTATTGATCAGGTCCGCTCTTTCGGACTTGCTGCCGATCCGATGAATTTCGAGCGGTTCTGCGATTTGCGCCCCGATCGTCAGCCGGCGATCGAGCGCCCCCAGCGGGTCCTGAAATACCATTTGGATTCGCATCCTGAGATGCCGCCAACGGATATCGCCCATCGGCGGCAACTCTTCTCCGCCGAAGCTGACGGTGCCCGCATCCGGTCGTTCCAGGCCAATGAGAAGCCGGCCCGCGGTGGATTTTCCGCAGCCCGATTCGCCAACAAGTCCGAGCGTCTTGCCGCTGGCCAGAGACAGCGACAGTCCATTGACGGCGTGGACCGTCGAGTGGCCCCGAAACAGGCCCTGGCGCAAGGAATATCGTCGGACAAGCCCATCGGCTTGAAGAAGCGGTGCGACCGTCATCGTCATGCGGCGACGGTCTCGTCCTGGCACCGCTGGCCGGTGACATGCAGGCAGGCAATTCTGTGGTCGGCATTATCCTCCACAGACGTCAATTCGACAGTGCATTCGCCACACCGGTCCGTGCGCAGGTCGCAGCGTGGCGCGAAGGGACATCCTGGCGGAAGGTCCGCCGGGCTCGGAACGACACCGGGAATGGCGGCGAGGCGCTGCCGAGGCCCGTCCAGATTCGGGAGGGCCCCAACAAGCCCGCGTGTATATGGATGAGTGGGATGGTCGAACGGACGCACGGCGGGTGCTTCTTCAATGATGTGCCCGGCGTAAAGCACCAGCACGCGCTCGCAGATCTCGGCGACAACGCCCAGATCATGTGAGATCAGGACCAGCGCCATGCCTCTTTCGCGTTGGATCTCTTGCAGAAGCTCAAGGATCTGCGCCTGAATAGTGACGTCCAAAGCGGTGGTGGGTTCATCGGCGATGAGGATGTCGGGCTGTCCCGCAAGCGCCATGGCAATCATGACCCGCTGATTCTGCCCACCGGAAAACTCGTGCGGATAGCCGCCAAGCCGTCGCGCCGCATCGGGAATGCCGACCTGATCCAGCAGACGACGCGCTTCATTCAGCGCGCTGCGCCTGTCCATCCCACGATGGAGCTGCAGAGCTTCGCCGATCTGATCGCCCACGGTACGCACGGGATTGAGCGCGCTGGTCGGATCCTGAAAGATCATTGCAATTCGGCGACCACGCACCTGTTCCAGATGACGGGCGGGAGCATGGAGAAGCTCTTCGCCAGCAAAGCGTACGCTGCCTGCCGTCCGGGCGCGTGCCCCCAAGAGGTCAAGCGCCGCAAGCCAGGTCACCGACTTTCCGCAACCACTTTCGCCGACCATGCCCAGCGCTTCGCCACGGCGGAGACTAAGATTTATTCCACGCAGCACCGGCACCTGGTCGAAAGCGACCTGCAGCCCTGTGATCTCAAGAAGTGGTGTCATCTGAGCTCCCTGTCCTGCCAGCGTCGACGCGGCTGCTCCTCGCGGGCGGCGTCGTAGGAATTGCGGGAGCCGGGCAGCCCACGTGGTGGATCTGCGCGCAAGCGGAGGAACGCGTCATTCATCCTGAATCAGGTCCGGATCAAGGCGCTGTTGAATGGGCCGAAATTGAGATCGAGCGTCAGCCCCGGCAACCAGGGTACGTCGCGCCGCTTGCCATAGAACTGGCCGGACACATGCAAAATCACACAGGGTGGATCGACGTCATTGATAATCTCGAGCATGCGGCGGACGATTGGACGGCGCTGCTCGGGCTCAGCGGTCTCCTGGAGCTGCGCGCCCAAGGCGAAATACTCCTCGTTCTTCCAGACCCCAACCGACTTCGGCAGGGCGCCGCTGGGGCCGTATTCACGCCAGGGATGGCCAAGATGATCCAGAAACAACGCCGTGTTGGAGGTGTCGAAGATCGCCCGCACCGGCTGGCGCTGAACTTGGGCAAAGTTTTCCATCATCTCGATTTTGACGTTCAGGCCGACTGCACGCCACATCTCGATCATGGTTTGCGCGCCAGAGATCTGATTGGGGTAGTAGTTGTTGAGGAGCCGATAAATGATCGGCTCTCCTTTGTAGCCCGCCGCAGCGACCAGCTCCTTGGCCTTATCAGGATCATAAAGCAGCGCGGGGAAATCCTCGATGTAGCCCTGGCCATAACTCGCGAGTTGATAGCCATTCGGAATCGGCAGACGGTTCGCCCACAGGCTCTCGATCAAGAGCTTGCGATCGAGCGCAAGGCTCATCGCACGGCGGATCCGCACATCTTTCAGCACTGGATCGTTCTGGTCGAGCACGAGCGAGCGGATATTCTGTACTGGCCCGCCCGAGATCTGGAGATCGGCGCGCTTCTCGATACGCTCGAATTGATCCGGTGGGATGTCAGTGATGAGGTCGAGCTCGTTCGCAAGAAGGCCGTTCACGCGCGCGGAAAGCTCGGGAATAATGCGATATTCGACGCCCTCAAATGGTGGCCGTCCGCCCCAATATGCATCGTGCGCAGTCAACGTGACATGGATGTCGAGCTTGTGATTGACGATCTTGTACGGGCCGCTCCCTACTGGAGCTGCCGTCCAGCGCTCCCACGAGCCCGCGGCGGTGAACGCGCGCTTACAGACGATCTCCGCTCCCCAGGAAGCCAGACGCTGCTCAAGCAGTGCGTCGTTCCCTTTGGCGTGGACAATGACCGTATAGGGATCGACGACATCCACTTTGTCGATCCGGTCCAGCGACTGCAGCGCATCGGACATTCCGCTGCGGCCCGGTCCTAAGAGATGGTCGGGCCCGAGGCTAAAGGCGACATCTTCGGCAGTCAGCGGGCTTCCGTCGTGGAACGCCACGCCTTTGCGCAGGAACAGCCGCAGCGACTGCGCATCAACTCGCTCCCAACGTTCGGCCAATGCCGGCCGCAGCACCATCCCATTGGCGTGGTCAAAGCCAATGAGGCTCTCAAACAGCTGTGGCATGATCCGCCGAATGGCGGTGTCGGTTGCGATGACTGGGTCAAACGTGCGGGGAAAGCCCGACATGCCAACTCTTAATCGCCGCCGGGCTGGTTTCTTGCCGTCGCTCTCAGCCCAGGCGGTGCTCGCGGTCGGCAACAAACCTGCTGCGATCGCACCAGTCAAAGCCTCTCGCCGTGTCAGATGGCTGCGGGTCATCACCGTCTCCCGGAATTCGCTTCAATCAGTACGGAACGCATAGCCTTGACCTTGCGGCGATCAACAGATCCTCGCAGCGGTCGAAAACTAAGATCGCTGATCTCGTGTTTGCCAAACCTGTCCGACGTTAGAGCCGCGAAATGCTACGCTGCGATGACATTCATCGACTAAGTCGATGTTCACGTGCGCAGATGAGATGACATGAGGCTTCCGGGCAGAGAACGGTGCCTCCTCGGAACTGGGTCGCTCCCGGTTGGGCTGAGGACGCTGCCCAACTAAAACGTCATCAGCGCTCTCACTGTTAGCGCAACCAACATGGTCTCGAGTGATCAAGTGTCGCGCGGAAACGATGTCCCCCCTAGCTTCTTGACCAGCTCTGAGGTGCAACGAGACACGACGCCATCATCGAGATGGTTGATCATTAGATCGCAAGAATGCGATCACACCATTGGTCGGCCCGCTTAAGAGCAATTAGAAACCGGCAAGATTTCCGCTTTTCACTTAGGTGCTGACTCTTGTCTCTCGTTTAAGACCGACTCAGATGTCGTCCGGCCCCCAAAAAGCTAAGATCATGACCGCTGGCGCGGCCCAATTGCGCGATCAGAGTGCCTGAGGTGACCGCGCCCAGTGATGGCGAGCCGTATCCGCGAAAGAAGGATTTTCCGATGTCCTCCGTCAAACGCCTTCGTACTCGCCTGGACGAGACCGGTCTCATCCATGTCATGGCCGCCCATAGCCCTCTTTCGGCTCTGCTGGCCGAAGAGGCCGGGTTCGATGCTTTATGGGCATCGGGCTTCGAACTCTCCGCGCTTTACGGTCTGCCGGATATGAGCCTGATCTCGATGACCCAGCATCTCGACATGCTGCGCTCGATCGCTGGACGCACGACGCTGCCGATCATCGCTGACATTGACACCGGTTATGGCAATGCAATCAACGTGATCCACGCCGTTCACGAATACGAGCGAGCTGGCGCCAGCGCTGTGGTAATCGAAGACAAAACCTTTCCGAAAGTGACAAGCCTTATGGCTGGCGGACGCCAGGAACTGCTCCGCATCGAGGAGTTCCAGGGCAAGATCGAGGCCGCTGTTGCGACAAGACGAGACCCCAATTTTCTCGTAATCGCCCGCACCGAAGCCCTGATTGCGGGTCTCGGCGAAACGGAAGCTCTGCAACGAGCAAAAGCTTACGAAGAGGCCGGCGCCGAAATGGTGCTAATCCATTCGAAAAAGAAGGATGCATCAGAGATCGAAAGCTTTTCGCGCGCCTGGGGCGGATCGGTGCCGCTAGCGATCGTTCCGAACGCGTACCCGGATCTCGACGCCGAGCGGGTCAAAGCACTCGGGAATATCCGCGTAATAATCTACGGCAATTACGGTATCCGCGCTGCTGCAACTGCGATGAGAGAGACCTTCCGCCGAATCATTGCCGATGGCGGCGTCCAGAACGTCCACAAGGATATTCTGCCGGTCGAAGAGATTTTCGACCTCCAGAACGTGGATAGCGTCAAGGCGGCCGAAGCTCGCTTCCTTCGCTAGATCTCTTGTCCAAGACGGCGTCATTGCGTCTGAACTCTGCTCGGGCGCAGTTTTTGCTGTTCGACAATTGCTGTAAACGCCCCTCTCCTACCGCGCAAAGAGCGATCACGCCAGCCGATTTAACGGCACTATTTCGTCGCGCCTTTGGAAACCAATGTGCGCACCTAGAAGTGAGCTCGTTCGCACGGATTGCACCGCGTCTGAGCGAAATCGCTTTCGCGCGCGACCTGCAGTTGGTATCTAGTAACCCGGCTACGATCATCGAATAATGTGATGGACGATTGATTTCTGGCAATGCCCTCCTGCGAGAACTGACGGGCATGCCCGAAATTCCGGAGCACAAAATGGCTACCGAAACGGATGAAGTGCCACTCAATGCGATCCGGGTATTCGTCACAATTGCGCGCGAGGGAAGCGTAACCCGCGCGGCTAGCGCCTTGCGAATGACCCAGAGTTCGGTCAGCCGCTACCTCGCCGTGCTGCAGGAGTATCTGGGCAGTGACCTCATGCAGCGTCGCGGCCGGCGTAGCGAATTGACGGAATTCGGACGGCTTTTTGCGAACACGGTTGCAGAACCGCTAGATACCGTTTGCTTCACCGCTAAGAGAATGCGCCGCCGGAATCGTCGAGACACCAATCGGATTGTAGTCCGCACGTCACTCTCGACTTTCGCTTACGCCTTTCTGATTCCAAATCTCCAAGCTTTTTCTAATGAAATGGGCGGCGTAGTTGTGGATGTGATTAGCTCACTTTCGCAACCGACGTCGTCCGACGATTACGACATTTTGATCACACGGGATCTTTCCGTCATCGAGCCGGCAGATGATTGGGAACTCTACAACGAGCAACTCGTATGTGTGGGCTCACCAAATCACGTCGATGGCAAGAGCCTCCCGGTTGTTCGCACAGTACCCATCCTGAACATCACATCCCGGCCTGACATAATGCCGACATGGCTGCGGGCCATGAACCTGACCCCAAAGGATATAAAATCGGGAGCGCGATATGATCACAATTACCTGGCCCTGCCGGCGGTGATGACGGGCAAATGTCTTCTCGTCGCGCCCGAAATCATTGTAAGTGACCTGGTACGTGGTGGAGCTCTCAATGTGATTCCACGATCGCGCACTCCGAGCGGCATGCAGTATCGCGCCTATGCTGTCGACCGAGGCGATAATCCCGAAATGTCTCGCGCTTTTTGCCGGTGGCTCGTTCGTCTTTGTAAGAAGACCGCCCTTGCGGAGACGGCATAAGATTGTCGTAGCAGCATTCCAGCTTGCTGAATATCTCACCTAGCACCCGCTTTTCTTGAACGTGAGAGCAAAGCCCACAACGACGACGCTCGGCCCTTCGTCTGGACCAAGAAAAAGGGTCCTTCAACGCCGTTTGAAGCCGCCGTATGCTCAGCTCTGATTTAGATACTATTTTGCAGAAGGCCCCCGGCGGGCATGCCGGAGGCCTCCTTGGAGGTTAACTTCGTTTTTTGAGCCCTCTTTTCTCCTTCCGCTGGTTTAGACAGAGCCTCACCAGTTCCGCTGAGCCCGCAAGAGCAGGGTCAGCGTGCTCTGATCTTTCAATTCGTAAAGAGCCGCCGGCTTGGCGACCGCAGACTGCACAGGCAGTGTCACTGTACTTCCGCTCGTGTACTTTTGGTCGAGCATGGTGTAGGCTAGATCTGCCGTGAAGGTCAGGTTCTTGACCGGTGTCCAGCGCGTGACGACGCCGACAACCCCATAGTTGAAATCAGGATTACAGCCAGCATTGCCGCTCGACAGCGCAAGGTTGGCTACGAATGCACCGCAGATGTAGCCCTTCGCTGCGCTGTTATACCGAACGGCGCCCCAGCCGCCGTAGATGGCACTATTCCAATGAGGATCCCAGTTGTGGGTGTAACCAGCATGGAAGCCGTACGTCTTGGTTAGCTCCTGGCCCGCACCGGCAACGAACACGGAGTCAGACAAGCCCGCCAGGCCGACGCTCTGATAAGCACCTGCCAGCCCCGTGCCGCCGTACATCGCGTAGGTGGTTGGCATCAAATCGTTGAAGTTGTAGCGGGTCGCGCCGTTGGTATAAGCGCCTGACACGTTGATCGTGTCACCGGCTCCGGTCGGGATGTTCTTGATTGACAAGGCCAAAGCAGCAGCCCAGCCCCACTTGTCGTCCGGATGCCCGGTCGCTTCGTCGCCACCGTAGTACCCAGCATGGTTGTCGTGCGCCGCGAACGACGCCTGGAAGAGACCCCACGCCTGGTCAATACGAACCATCGCGATGAGGTCTGGAGACGATGAACCGCCGATGTTGTTAGTACCGTACGCACCGGTGGCGAGAGCGGCCGCCGTTGCTCCACTTACATTCCAGATATTGGTCGTGCCGTAGGCGACCTGATCCTGGGCTGAGAAAGCGGCTGTGATGCCTTGTCCGAAGTCAGCGGTATAGGTGAACTGGTTCACGCCGGTGACCCATCCGCCGCCGCCCGGAAGATCATCGAAGTCGTTGCCTGGATAGTTGGTCCAGGGCGCCGAGAACTGTGAGACGGCCTTACCCATCGTAAAGCCTGCGAACTGAATGAAGGCGGAGTAGACGCCGAGCGAACCACCAGCGACCTGTGAAGCGGTCGACGTTGTGTAAGCGGTCGCCCCATTGACGGCGCTCGTGCCGGCGCCAGTATAGCCGCCTGACGTCCAGGTGAACACGCCCGAGAAATAGGTGCGAACGAGGCCGTACTCAGTCGCGGTGCGCGTGTCGATGCTCAGTCCTTCACGAGCGCGCCAAGTGTAGCTGTTGCCTAGACGGTTGCGTGCTCCCGCTACGCCATTGGCGGCCGGGTCAAAATCGCTGTTGCTATTCGCGACAACGTCAGCGCGCAGATATCCGCCAAGCTTGATGCAAGTGTCCGAGCCAGGGATGTAGTAGAAGCCAGCGCCGTACAGTGAGCAAACCTTCACGTACTCCACTGCTCTGGCTTTGACTGGCAGGTCAGCAGCTTGTGCCCCACTCGACGCGAGAGACGCCGACGCAAGAGTCAAAACAACATTCTTGATTGTTCGAAGTAAGCGAAAGTTCGTTTCTGAGAGTGTCATTGTCCCTATCCACTGGAGGTCAGATTTGTGCGGCCGACGCAGTATCGTTGGGACGCAATCGTTTGGTGACGGAGATCAAGTAATCCGATGGCAGGTTCGGATTTCACGATGGATCACATGAGAACTGGAGTCATCCAATCGACTTCTCGGCCGCAAGATACGTAGGGCTAAGCGCGTGTTGCTGCGCAGGTCCAGGCGAGCGGTCGGATGCCACCCAGCGACGAAGCGCTGAGCTGTCGTACTGGCCGATGAGCTTCGCACCCTGGGAGCTCGATCCACTTCCAGCCTTCGGTGGCGATCGTTTCCGCCTCTGCCTTTCGCTTCTCAGCGACCAGACCGTCGAGCAGAGCGACGTCCTCGAGCCAGCCGCCGTCGTCGGACTGGAACGGGTTGCGCAGCACCACGCCACCGGCCGCCTCGTAGGCATCTAGGCCAACAAACATGGCGCGACGGTCGGAGGCGCGCGCCGACTTCTCCGTCAACATGCGGCGGATCAGATAAGGCTCTTTCTGCCAAGAGCCGGAGATGGTCTGCCAGACCTGCTCCTGGCGGCCGTGATCCGCGGTGACGGCGAAGGCCATCAACTGCTCGAGCGACATGCCCTCGTCGGCATAGACCTCGAGCAGCGCGGGCGAAACCGAGGCGAGTCGCAGGCGTTGGTTCACCACGTTGGGCGAGCACGTAGCTCACGCTGTCCCGCGGAAATAGCCGAGATAAACTGCGATGAGTGCGGCGCAATTGCCGGCTGAGGCTTTCTGCCATTGCGGCTTCGTCTGTGGCGACGCACCAGTCTACGACATCGCGGATAATCTGGCGGGCAAGGTCACCGCTTGTTGGGGCAGAGGTTGATCCGTCGAGAAGGAGACATAACACGGCATCGGCGCGCACTCCGAATCCCCCGCAATCCCGGTTATCGCGCGTCCTCTTTCATTGCTCACTGCGCCGATTGATCTCCATTCCCCTCTCGCTCGCCAGCATCGCTCTGGCTTATGGCGACAAAGCGCTCTCGTACAATATCGACCCGGCCTTCAGGTCCCTTGATATTGCCGTCGAGAAAATGATCAAAATCCTCATGACCTAAGAGCGCTTTGAACTTCTCTGCAATGTAGCAGCGAACATCATCGTCTGCGTTTTGGATTTCAGCCACGAGTTCCTCTCGCCCATCAACGACGAGAAGGATGTCCTCGATGTCACTGCTGCCTAGGAGATCGTCGTTGCCGCGGCCGAGA
This genomic window from Bradyrhizobium sp. 4 contains:
- a CDS encoding LysR family transcriptional regulator, which encodes MATETDEVPLNAIRVFVTIAREGSVTRAASALRMTQSSVSRYLAVLQEYLGSDLMQRRGRRSELTEFGRLFANTVAEPLDTVCFTAKRMRRRNRRDTNRIVVRTSLSTFAYAFLIPNLQAFSNEMGGVVVDVISSLSQPTSSDDYDILITRDLSVIEPADDWELYNEQLVCVGSPNHVDGKSLPVVRTVPILNITSRPDIMPTWLRAMNLTPKDIKSGARYDHNYLALPAVMTGKCLLVAPEIIVSDLVRGGALNVIPRSRTPSGMQYRAYAVDRGDNPEMSRAFCRWLVRLCKKTALAETA
- a CDS encoding porin, with amino-acid sequence MTLSETNFRLLRTIKNVVLTLASASLASSGAQAADLPVKARAVEYVKVCSLYGAGFYYIPGSDTCIKLGGYLRADVVANSNSDFDPAANGVAGARNRLGNSYTWRAREGLSIDTRTATEYGLVRTYFSGVFTWTSGGYTGAGTSAVNGATAYTTSTASQVAGGSLGVYSAFIQFAGFTMGKAVSQFSAPWTNYPGNDFDDLPGGGGWVTGVNQFTYTADFGQGITAAFSAQDQVAYGTTNIWNVSGATAAALATGAYGTNNIGGSSSPDLIAMVRIDQAWGLFQASFAAHDNHAGYYGGDEATGHPDDKWGWAAALALSIKNIPTGAGDTINVSGAYTNGATRYNFNDLMPTTYAMYGGTGLAGAYQSVGLAGLSDSVFVAGAGQELTKTYGFHAGYTHNWDPHWNSAIYGGWGAVRYNSAAKGYICGAFVANLALSSGNAGCNPDFNYGVVGVVTRWTPVKNLTFTADLAYTMLDQKYTSGSTVTLPVQSAVAKPAALYELKDQSTLTLLLRAQRNW